The Pantoea phytobeneficialis genome has a segment encoding these proteins:
- the ftsP gene encoding cell division protein FtsP, with amino-acid sequence MSCSRRQFIQLSAGVALATSAMPYTARAASAPAGDTPLPVPPLIESRRGQPLFLTLQRSHWSFNGDSNKVPVWGINGMYLGPTVRVYSGDDVKLIYSNRLNEPVAMTVSGLQVPGALMGGAPRMMSAGVDWAPVLPIRQGAATLWYHANTPNRMAPHVYNGLAGMWLIEDDVSKTLPLPKHYGVDDFPLVIQDKRLDNFATPVYDPPQDGGFLGDTLLVNGVQNPYVEVSRGWVRLRLLNASNSRRYDLAFSDNRPFTVIASDQGFLPAPVAVQRLSLAPGERREVLVDMSQGDVVSITAGTAAGLMDRLRGLFEPSSILANTLVLTLRPTGLLPLVTDNLPMRLLADQILDGAAVRTREFRIGDGMPGINGALWNMGRIDTTAQQGSFERWILHADRPQSLHIQGVMFLIKSVNGAQPMGEDRGWKDTVWVDGDVELLVSFTQSSSDHFPFVYYSQTLELADRGTAGQLLVNPSA; translated from the coding sequence ATGTCTTGCAGCAGACGTCAGTTTATTCAGCTTTCTGCCGGTGTTGCGCTTGCTACCAGCGCTATGCCATACACCGCGCGTGCCGCTTCCGCACCCGCTGGTGATACACCTCTTCCGGTCCCGCCGTTGATTGAATCACGCCGCGGTCAGCCACTCTTTCTCACGCTCCAGCGTAGCCACTGGTCATTCAATGGCGACAGCAACAAAGTGCCGGTTTGGGGCATCAATGGCATGTATCTTGGCCCGACGGTACGTGTGTACAGCGGCGACGACGTAAAACTGATTTACAGCAATCGTCTCAATGAGCCGGTGGCGATGACGGTGAGCGGTCTTCAGGTGCCAGGCGCCCTGATGGGTGGCGCGCCGCGTATGATGTCGGCGGGTGTTGACTGGGCACCCGTGCTGCCAATTCGTCAGGGAGCAGCGACCCTGTGGTATCACGCCAATACCCCCAACCGTATGGCCCCGCATGTCTACAACGGGCTGGCGGGGATGTGGCTGATTGAAGATGACGTCAGCAAGACGCTGCCGCTGCCAAAGCATTACGGTGTGGATGATTTCCCGCTGGTGATTCAGGACAAGCGTCTCGACAACTTTGCCACCCCGGTGTACGACCCGCCGCAGGATGGCGGCTTCCTCGGCGACACCTTACTGGTCAATGGCGTGCAAAATCCCTATGTGGAGGTTTCACGCGGTTGGGTGCGTTTGCGCCTGTTGAACGCGTCTAACTCACGTCGTTACGATCTGGCTTTCTCCGATAATCGCCCGTTTACGGTGATCGCCAGCGATCAGGGCTTTTTGCCTGCGCCGGTCGCGGTGCAGCGTCTGTCGCTGGCTCCGGGTGAGCGACGTGAAGTGCTGGTGGATATGTCGCAGGGCGATGTCGTGTCGATCACCGCAGGCACTGCGGCGGGTCTGATGGATCGTTTGCGCGGGCTGTTTGAACCTTCATCGATTCTTGCCAACACCCTGGTGTTGACGCTGCGACCGACCGGTTTGCTGCCTTTGGTGACGGACAATCTGCCGATGCGTCTGCTGGCGGATCAGATTCTGGATGGTGCGGCGGTACGTACCCGTGAATTCCGCATTGGCGATGGCATGCCGGGCATCAATGGTGCGCTGTGGAATATGGGGCGTATTGATACCACCGCGCAGCAGGGCAGCTTTGAACGCTGGATCCTGCATGCCGACCGCCCGCAGTCACTGCATATTCAGGGCGTGATGTTCCTGATTAAAAGCGTCAATGGCGCGCAGCCGATGGGTGAAGATCGCGGCTGGAAGGATACGGTGTGGGTTGATGGTGATGTCGAATTGCTGGTGAGCTTTACGCAGAGTTCGTCGGATCACTTCCCGTTTGTTTATTACAGCCAAACGCTGGAGCTCGCGGATCGCGGTACAGCGGGGCAGTTATTGGTTAACCCATCGGCGTAA
- the dkgA gene encoding 2,5-didehydrogluconate reductase DkgA, whose protein sequence is MADQPLIKLHDGNMMPQLGLGVWQASIDEARKAVLKALEVGYRSIDTASAYKNEEAIGQALQETDVPREQVFVTTKLWNDDQKNAQQALETSLEKLKLDQVDLYLMHWPCPFKDLYLSAWEQMIKLQQQGLTKSIGVCNFNEAHLKRLMDETGVSPVVNQIELHPMLQQRTLHAWNALHQIQTESWSPLAQGGQGVFDQEVIKSLAKKYGKTPAQIVIRWHLDSGLVVIPKSVTPARIEENFKVFDFRLEKPEISEITTLDIGKRLGPDPEKFGG, encoded by the coding sequence ATGGCAGACCAACCACTGATTAAACTGCACGACGGCAATATGATGCCGCAGCTCGGGCTGGGTGTCTGGCAGGCAAGTATTGATGAAGCACGCAAAGCGGTATTAAAAGCGCTGGAGGTGGGCTATCGCTCTATCGATACGGCTTCCGCCTACAAAAACGAGGAGGCGATTGGTCAGGCGTTGCAGGAGACGGACGTGCCTCGCGAACAGGTTTTCGTCACCACCAAGCTGTGGAATGATGACCAGAAAAATGCGCAGCAGGCGCTGGAAACCAGCCTTGAAAAACTCAAACTGGATCAGGTGGATCTTTACCTGATGCACTGGCCCTGTCCGTTTAAAGATCTGTACCTGAGTGCCTGGGAACAGATGATTAAGTTGCAGCAACAGGGTCTGACCAAAAGTATTGGGGTGTGTAATTTCAACGAAGCACATCTGAAACGTCTGATGGATGAGACCGGGGTTTCCCCGGTGGTAAACCAGATAGAACTGCACCCGATGTTGCAGCAGCGCACCCTGCACGCGTGGAATGCCCTGCACCAAATCCAGACTGAATCCTGGAGTCCGCTGGCGCAAGGTGGCCAGGGGGTGTTTGATCAGGAAGTGATCAAAAGCCTTGCGAAGAAATATGGCAAAACTCCGGCGCAAATCGTTATTCGCTGGCATCTGGACAGCGGATTGGTGGTGATTCCGAAGTCTGTGACGCCGGCGCGTATTGAGGAGAACTTTAAGGTGTTTGATTTCCGGTTGGAGAAACCGGAGATCAGTGAGATCACCACGCTGGATATTGGTAAGCGGTTGGGACCAGATCCGGAGAAATTTGGCGGTTAG
- a CDS encoding AraC family transcriptional regulator, with translation MPYDTLCRQLARQVIALMKPGSQPLCQLDNVRLIYADEPLPRTPMMYQPGIVILFQGRKTGYLGSTVFHYDATKYLMLTVPLPVECETEATPEEPLAGMCLTVDNASLQDLLMEIGDDQDFQPQPQTSGIHSAFLSEEMLCAAERLLDVMRKPRDARVLGPQIVREIIYYVLTGPCGGALLSLISRQTQFSQIARALRRIESHFSENLSVETLAAEVNMSVSAFHHNFKAVTQTSPLQYLKRYRLHQARLLMLQDGMRASAAAVRVGYESPSQFSREFKRYFGVTPGEEASRVRQTVFESTADAAQLL, from the coding sequence ATGCCTTATGACACGCTTTGCCGTCAGCTTGCCCGTCAGGTGATTGCGCTGATGAAGCCTGGTAGCCAGCCGCTATGTCAGCTGGATAACGTGCGATTGATCTATGCCGACGAGCCGTTGCCGCGCACGCCGATGATGTATCAGCCCGGCATTGTCATTCTGTTTCAGGGGCGTAAAACCGGCTATCTCGGCAGCACGGTGTTCCATTATGACGCCACCAAATACCTGATGCTCACCGTGCCGCTGCCAGTGGAGTGTGAAACCGAAGCTACGCCAGAAGAGCCGCTGGCGGGGATGTGTCTGACGGTCGATAACGCCAGCCTACAGGATTTGTTGATGGAGATTGGCGACGATCAGGATTTTCAGCCGCAGCCGCAAACCTCTGGCATTCATTCCGCTTTTCTCAGTGAAGAGATGCTGTGCGCCGCTGAGCGTCTGCTGGATGTGATGCGGAAACCGCGTGACGCGCGTGTGCTCGGGCCGCAAATCGTGCGGGAAATTATCTACTACGTGCTGACCGGGCCTTGTGGCGGTGCGCTGTTATCATTGATCAGCCGCCAGACGCAATTTAGCCAGATCGCCCGTGCGTTGCGCCGTATCGAAAGTCATTTTAGTGAAAACCTTAGCGTGGAGACGCTGGCGGCAGAGGTAAACATGAGCGTATCGGCGTTCCACCACAACTTTAAAGCCGTAACGCAAACCTCGCCGTTGCAGTATCTGAAACGCTATCGCCTGCATCAGGCGCGCCTGTTGATGTTACAGGATGGGATGCGTGCCAGTGCCGCGGCGGTACGCGTCGGTTATGAAAGCCCTTCGCAATTTTCACGCGAGTTTAAGCGCTATTTCGGCGTCACGCCGGGAGAGGAGGCAAGCCGCGTGCGTCAGACGGTGTTTGAGTCCACCGCCGACGCCGCGCAGCTTCTATGA
- a CDS encoding DedA family protein, which produces MGVLHEIVQALWHQDFAALANPDVVWIVYGVMFVTLFLENGLLPASFLPGDSLLLLAGAMVAKGVMDFVPTMLILTTAASLGCWLSYLQGRWLGNTKIVKSWLMHLPAQYHQRAWQLFNRHGLMALLVGRFLAFVRTLLPTMAGISGLQNGRFQFFNWLSGWLWVCIVVAFGYGISQVPFIKRHEDQVMAILMLLPVVLLFVGLAGSILVIWKKRRPKAS; this is translated from the coding sequence ATGGGTGTTTTACATGAGATTGTCCAGGCGCTCTGGCATCAGGATTTTGCCGCGCTGGCCAATCCGGATGTGGTGTGGATTGTCTACGGTGTGATGTTTGTGACGCTGTTTCTGGAAAACGGTTTATTGCCAGCGTCTTTTCTGCCGGGCGACAGCTTGCTGCTGCTGGCTGGGGCGATGGTTGCCAAAGGTGTGATGGACTTTGTCCCGACCATGCTGATTTTGACCACCGCGGCCAGCCTTGGCTGCTGGCTGAGCTATCTTCAGGGACGCTGGCTGGGCAACACCAAAATTGTCAAAAGCTGGCTGATGCACCTGCCAGCCCAATATCACCAACGCGCCTGGCAGTTGTTTAACCGCCACGGGTTGATGGCGCTGCTGGTGGGTCGCTTTCTGGCGTTTGTGCGTACCCTGCTGCCAACCATGGCAGGCATTTCCGGTTTGCAGAACGGTCGTTTTCAGTTTTTTAACTGGCTGAGCGGCTGGCTGTGGGTATGCATTGTGGTGGCGTTCGGCTATGGCATCAGCCAGGTGCCGTTTATCAAACGCCATGAAGATCAGGTGATGGCGATTCTGATGCTGCTGCCGGTAGTTTTGTTGTTCGTCGGGCTGGCGGGCAGCATTCTGGTGATCTGGAAAAAAAGACGCCCGAAGGCGTCATAG
- the metC gene encoding cystathionine beta-lyase, with amino-acid sequence MATKKIDTTLVSAGRSKRYTQGSVNSVIQRASSLVFDTVADKKRATAGRAKGELFYGRRGTLTHFSLQDAMTELEGGAGCVLYPCGAAAVANAILSFVAAGDHVLMSGAVYEPTQDFCTKILSKLQVTTTFFDHCIGSEISALVQPNTRVVFLESPASITMEVQDIPAIVAAVRSKAPDAIIMLDNTWAAGVLFNALEHGVDISIQAGTKYLIGHSDAMIGTAVANARCWDQLRENSYLMGQMVDADTAYMASRGLRTLGTRLRQHEESGLQVAEWLAARPEVARVNHPALAQCKGHEFWQRDFTGSSGLFSFILHEKLSSEQLAHYLDGFHHFSMAYSWGGYESLILANQPEELAEIRPAGGVDFTGTLVRLHIGLEHVADLIEDLQAGFERLKR; translated from the coding sequence ATGGCAACGAAAAAAATAGACACCACGCTGGTCAGCGCGGGACGCAGCAAACGTTACACTCAGGGTTCAGTCAACAGCGTGATTCAGCGTGCCTCATCGCTGGTGTTTGACACCGTCGCCGATAAAAAACGCGCCACCGCCGGGCGGGCGAAAGGCGAACTGTTTTATGGCCGTCGTGGCACCCTGACACACTTTTCCCTCCAGGATGCGATGACCGAACTGGAAGGCGGTGCCGGTTGCGTGCTCTATCCTTGTGGTGCTGCTGCGGTTGCCAACGCTATTCTTTCGTTTGTCGCCGCTGGCGATCATGTACTGATGAGTGGCGCGGTCTACGAACCGACTCAGGACTTCTGTACCAAAATCCTCAGCAAACTTCAGGTCACCACCACCTTTTTTGATCACTGCATTGGCAGCGAAATCAGCGCGTTGGTGCAACCCAATACTCGCGTGGTGTTTCTGGAATCCCCGGCATCCATCACTATGGAAGTGCAGGACATCCCGGCGATTGTCGCCGCAGTGCGCAGCAAAGCCCCTGATGCCATCATCATGCTCGATAATACCTGGGCGGCGGGCGTTTTGTTTAACGCTCTGGAGCATGGCGTCGATATTTCGATCCAGGCCGGGACCAAATACCTGATCGGTCACAGCGATGCGATGATCGGCACTGCCGTCGCTAACGCCCGCTGCTGGGATCAACTGCGTGAAAATTCCTACCTGATGGGCCAGATGGTGGACGCCGATACCGCCTATATGGCGAGCCGTGGTCTGCGCACGCTGGGTACGCGTCTGCGCCAGCATGAAGAGAGTGGTTTACAGGTGGCGGAGTGGCTGGCCGCTCGCCCGGAAGTGGCGCGCGTTAACCATCCGGCGCTGGCGCAGTGCAAGGGGCATGAATTCTGGCAGCGAGATTTTACCGGCAGTAGCGGCCTGTTTTCCTTCATCCTGCATGAGAAGCTGAGCAGCGAGCAGCTGGCGCACTATCTCGACGGTTTCCACCACTTCAGCATGGCCTACTCCTGGGGCGGTTATGAGTCGCTGATCCTCGCCAATCAACCGGAAGAGCTGGCTGAGATTCGCCCGGCAGGTGGCGTCGATTTTACCGGTACGCTGGTGCGGCTACATATTGGTCTGGAACACGTTGCCGACCTGATTGAGGATCTGCAAGCCGGGTTTGAGCGCCTGAAACGCTAA
- a CDS encoding TRAP transporter large permease produces MDAFILIGSLILLLLVGFPVAFAVGFSAFIGAWWIDLPLEAVVIQVTNGINKFSLLTIPFFILAGAIMAEGGIARRLVNFAYIFVGFIRGGLSLVNIVASTFFGAISGSSVADTASIGSVMIPQMEEKGYPRDFAAAVTASGSVQAVLTPPSHNSVIYSLATGGVVTISSLFVAGIFPGLLLGACLMVMCLGFARKRGYPKGEAIPFRQALKIFFDAFWGLFTIVIILGGILSGIFTASESAAIACLWAFFVTMFIYRDFKWSQLHILLFRTIKTVTIVMVLIAFAAGFGAVMTFMQLPTAITEAFTSLSDNKYVILMCINVLLLVIGTLMDMAPIILILTPVLLPVATSLGVDPVHFGMIMMTNLGIGLITPPVGTVLFVASAVSKQKIEQVVGAMLPFYCMLFLVLMLITYVPALSLWLPHIMGVM; encoded by the coding sequence ATGGACGCATTCATCCTGATTGGCAGTCTGATTCTGTTGCTGTTGGTCGGCTTTCCGGTCGCTTTCGCGGTCGGGTTTAGCGCCTTTATCGGTGCCTGGTGGATTGACCTGCCGCTTGAAGCGGTGGTGATTCAGGTGACCAACGGCATCAATAAGTTTTCGTTACTCACCATCCCGTTCTTTATTCTGGCAGGCGCAATCATGGCTGAAGGCGGGATCGCCCGACGCCTGGTGAATTTTGCCTATATCTTCGTCGGCTTTATTCGTGGCGGCTTATCGCTGGTGAATATCGTCGCATCGACGTTTTTCGGTGCAATTTCCGGTTCTTCCGTGGCGGATACCGCCTCGATAGGCTCGGTAATGATCCCGCAAATGGAGGAGAAAGGTTATCCACGCGATTTTGCGGCGGCGGTGACCGCCAGCGGTTCGGTGCAGGCGGTGCTGACGCCACCCAGCCATAACTCGGTGATTTATTCGCTGGCAACGGGCGGCGTGGTGACCATTTCCTCGTTGTTTGTCGCCGGTATTTTTCCCGGTCTGCTGCTCGGAGCATGTCTGATGGTGATGTGTCTGGGATTTGCGCGCAAACGTGGGTATCCCAAAGGTGAAGCGATCCCGTTTCGCCAGGCGCTGAAGATCTTCTTTGATGCCTTCTGGGGGTTGTTCACCATCGTCATTATTCTCGGCGGCATTCTGTCCGGGATTTTCACCGCCTCGGAATCTGCGGCCATTGCCTGCCTGTGGGCATTCTTCGTCACCATGTTTATCTATCGTGACTTTAAGTGGAGCCAGTTGCACATCCTGCTGTTTCGCACCATCAAAACCGTCACCATCGTGATGGTGTTGATTGCCTTCGCAGCCGGTTTTGGCGCAGTGATGACCTTTATGCAACTGCCCACCGCGATTACCGAAGCCTTTACCAGCCTGTCGGACAACAAGTACGTGATCCTGATGTGTATTAACGTGCTGCTGCTGGTGATCGGTACGCTGATGGATATGGCACCGATCATCCTGATCCTGACGCCTGTGCTGCTGCCTGTCGCTACCTCACTCGGCGTGGATCCGGTGCATTTCGGCATGATCATGATGACCAATCTCGGTATCGGCCTGATCACGCCACCTGTCGGCACCGTGTTGTTCGTTGCCAGTGCGGTCAGTAAACAGAAGATTGAACAGGTGGTCGGCGCGATGCTGCCGTTCTACTGCATGCTGTTTCTGGTGTTGATGTTAATCACGTATGTCCCGGCGCTGTCGCTGTGGCTGCCACATATCATGGGGGTGATGTAA